The genomic region GCCTTGAAGTTCTTGAAGACGGTCCGTACGTCGCCGGGCCTCACCGCGGTCCCGTTGCCCTCCGGGTCCAGGTCCGGGTGGGCGGGGAACTGGTGGGCGAGCAGCTTGCCCGCCACATGCCGGACCCCGTCGCGCAGCGACTGACCAATGGACACACGGAGGTCGGGGACGTCGGGCAGTGGGTCGAAGTGCTCGGTGAAGGACACGTCGACGTCGCCGGGCTTCTTGTCCGCCAGCCCGTACGCCTGCTTGAAGGCGGCCTGCACCGCCTTGGTGAGGGCGCTGCGCTGCCCTTCGAGGAGTTGCTTGGCCCGCGCGCGGTTGTCGGCGTTGAGGTGCTGGGCGTACACGGTGTCGAAGCGCCGCTCGTCGGCGAGCGCGTAGTAGATGACGACGAGCCGTTGGAAGTCCTGGAAGCGGGCCGCCGACAGGTGGGTGGGGATCCATCCCACGGTCCGGGGCCGGGCGCCGGGCAGCTCGCGCAGGGTCTGCATACGGTTGGCGTCGTCGCGGGGCCCGTACGTGCCCTCGTCGTACGGCAGGTCGATGACGACCCGCCACAAGCCTTCCTGACTGGGGGAGAACTCGTGGTCGGGCAGGCTGTCCCGGTCGGCGATGTTGCCGAAGACGACTTCCACCGTCCGGTTCGAGCCGCGCCAGACGAGGTTCAGCTCGTCGGCGACCAGACGTTCCTGCAGTTCGAGTCCCAGCTCCTCGGCCAGCAACCGCTTGGCGAGGTTGCGGCGGTTGGAGTGGTTGTTGTTGACGTCGGCGTTGGCGAGGACCGAGTCCACGTCCACCCCGGCCAGTTCGAGCCGTACGCCCGGCCTGGTGCCGGTGCCGGTCTCCTTGATCTCGGGGAAGCGCGCCGCCCACTCGCCGACCTTCGCCTTGATGACGCCGACCTCGGCGCCGGGGATCGGGGAGACGACCGAGCCGTGGTTGAGCGCGCCGAGCCGCTGGATCGTCAGGTCCCGCAGCGAGGGAACGCTCGGGGCGAGCGCGGACAGCAGCAGGGTGCACATCAGCCGGTTGTCGCCGACGAAGCCCTTGCACCGGTTGGCGAGTTGCTGGTCGGTGACGGTCTCCCGCCGGTGCCGGTAGCGCTCGACGTCCTCCTCGGTGACCTCGTACGTCGCCAGGAGGTGCGGTCGCAGCTTGGTGCGGTACAGCTTGTCCGCGGCCTGGAACTCCACCTTCAGGCTGTCCACGAACGGCCTGTCGCCGCCGTCCGCGATGACGGGATAGAGGTCGCCGAGCGGGATCAGCTGGTCCAGCGTCGCCTCGTCGCGATGGTCGGCGAGCAACTGGCCCATCAGCTTCAGACCGGTACGGGAGCGCTGCAGCGCGGACGAGATGTGGACGAGGGTGTCCATGAAGGCGGGCGAGAAGGGGTACGTCAGCCGGAACGACGCCTCGTCCGCGCCGGTCGTCCCCTCGTCCGAGCCGAGCAGTACGTCCCAGACCCTCGGCCCGACCCGCTTGATCCTGGTGAACGCCGCCTCCAGCTGAGCGGCGGCCTCCTCGTTCTTCGGTGAGAGGAGACGGGCATGCGCGATCTGTGGAAGATTCCGGTCCTCCAGCGTGATCTTGTCGAAGCGTCCGGAGGCCAGGTTCAGACTGTCCTGGATCGCGGTCTCGGCCGCGCCTGAGGTCTCCTCGCCGACCAGTTCGCGTAGATCTCGCTGGCGGGCGATGAACGACACGATGGGAATGGCCCGCCGTGAGTCGGCGCCCTCCACGAAGTTGGTGATCTTGTCGGCTTCGCGGGAGACGAACCGCTGGTCGTGGATGCGGTTGGCGAGCCACAGGATCAGCTCGTCCATGAAGAGGATGAGCCCGTCGTAGCGGAGCGACTTCGCGTGCTCGGCGATCACGGCGAGGCCGGCGTCCAGTGAGATGAACCCGTGTTCGTCCTCGGCGGCGTTCTTGGCGAAGCCCGGGAACCAGGTCGCGGCGGCATCGTGCACGAGTTTGGCACGCAACTCGGCAGGAGCGCTCGGGTTGACCAGGTCCAGGTTGACCTCGCCGCCGTCGAGTTCCTCGGCGGCGAGCGCGGTGTCGAGGAGCGCAGAGGTCCACTCGAACTCGTCGCCCCAGTCGTCGTCCTCGTCGACGACGACACCCGCCCCGCCCGCGGAACCGGCTCCGCCGAGCCCCTCGATGAACTTCTCGTCGCCCATACGGACCCGGTGCGACCGGATGTCCTCGAAGAGCGAGTCCGTCCGGTACACCTGCGGGGTCGGCGCCTCGGGGTGGAGCTTCCTGACGTGACTGACGTATCCGCCGAGGACTCGCTGCTCCAGGGACTTCGCACCGAGCATGTGGTACGGCACGAGCAGGAACCGCTTGTGCTCGGTGTTCAGCCACTCGTGCTTGCCCAGCACCGGATCGAAGTCGGTACGCGCGCGTGCCGCCTGGTCACCCCTGAGCAGAGCATGCAGTACGGCCATGAAGTGCGACTTACCGGAACCGAACGAGCCGTGCAGATAGGCGGCCTTCGATGTGTGCCCGTCGAGGGCGGCCTTGATGAGCCCGAGGGCGTCGTCGAAGTTCTCCAGCAACCGCTCGGTGACGACGTAGTCCTTGAGCGCGCGGGCCGCACCCTCCTCGGAGACCGCCTCGGCGAGCTTCAGGACGAAGTCGGAGGTCGAGATGGATGTCTTGATGTCGATGACATCGCGGAGGAGGGGGGCCGTGGCGGCGGTCGGGGCCATCTCTGTCTCGCGTCTCCTGATTTCCGTGTCCTGCATGCATCTGCGTCCACCGGGCAGCGCGGTGCGTCCCCCGTCGACCAGGACCGCGCGTGACGCTCCCGCCCACGCCGTCCCGGGAATGCCGTCCGCGACTGTTCACACGGTTGCGGACGGTTCTCGATCGTATCGGGTGCAAATGACATGGGGGAGGGAGCTCAAGCGCCGGAACCCCAGGCCTCCATGAGCTGCTCGGGCCCGTACGTCGCCGAGAGCCCGTCCACCGTGAACCCGGACCGGGACACGGCGATCAACGGAGTGTCCTCGTCCGCCCCGGGGACGGCGAGAGCGTCGCGGGCGAGCGCGGCCAGTGCGCGGCGGTCGAAGGAGCCGTTCTCGTGCCACTTGATCGAGCCGACGAAACCGATGTCACGGGCGGGCGCCCGATCGGCCCCCACCAGATCTACCTCGGGATTGTTCGTACGAGGCCACCAGCCGCCCACCTCCCGCACCTCGGGCCACGTCTCGTCGGGGAGCAGCCGGGCCAGCGACTCCCGCACCACGGGTTCGATCGCCCGCCCGCGCCAGGAGGTCCAGCCGCGCTCGACCGCCTCGGCCACCAGGCGCCCCCGCCCGCGCTCGACCTCGGAGATTCCCCGTTCCAGGAAGGCGAGCCAGAAGCGGAGGTAGGGGTCTGCGACGCGGTATCGGCGGTCCCGGTCTCCGGGTCGGACGGACAACGGGGTGTCGACGGCGACGAGCCGCTTGTCGGTGAGGGTACGCAGCGCAGGGTTGAGCGAACCGGGCGGGAGCGGCCGGTCGGCGGACCCGGCCTTCGCGGCGATGGTCCCGAAGGTCCGCTCACCACTCCCGATCACGGAGAGCACATGTCTGGCCTGGAGGGCGGTGGGGAACTCGGCGGCCAGTACACGCTCGCCGGAGACGAGCAGCGGGGAGGTGGGGTCGTCGAGAGCTCGGGCCAGGAAGTCACCGCGGCTCTCCCCGTCCCGCCACTCCTGACAGATGAGGGGCAGACCGCCGGTGATCAGGTGGGCATCGAAGGCGTCCGCCGCAGGCAGTCCGGTCATTGCCATGACCTCGTACGGCGAGAGGGCCGACAGCACCATCTCGACCCCTCGTTGGTGGAAGGGGCGGCCGTAGGCGGAGAGCTGCTCCATCATGGCGAGGTCGCTGCCGATCAGCACGAGCAGCACGGGCTTGCGGCTCAGCACGCGGTCCCACACGGTCTGCAGGGTGCCTTCCAGAACCGGGTCGCCTTCGAGCATCCAGGGCAGCTCGTCCAGCACGACGATGCTGGGGGAGTCGTCCGGGAGGACCGCGGCGAGCTGGCGCAGGGCGGTGTCCCAGTCGGCGACGGTGGTGACGCCTGCCAGGAGAGCCGTCTCGGGCAGCGAGGAGTGGCGGACCTCGCCGAGGAACCGGGCGCGTTCCCGCTGCGCGTCCTCGCCCCGGGTGGCCTGATGCACGACGTACGGAACGCCTGCGCGTTCACAGAAGAGGTCGACGAGGCGAGACTTCCCGACCCGGCGTCGGCCGCGGAGCAGCAGTGCTCTGCCGCGCTGATCGCCTCGGCCGTCCCGGATCCAGGCCAGGTGCCGGTCGAGTGCGGCCAGCTCGGACTTGCGGCCTACGAAGCCTGTCATGGGGCACCTCGGGTGGTACTCGTGCTGAACATACTCAAGTGAACCATAGTATGGAGAATGCGAGTAACTGGCCTGTCGCTTTACGTGGTCATGCGTGGGTGTGCTGAGAGGGTGGGGGTGCCCCTGAGGGGGCGGTCCGGCTCAGCTCAGGTGTGCGATGAAGGTGTGCCAGGCGTCGTGGCTGAAGACGATTGTGGGGCCGGTGGGACGCTTGCTGTCGCGGACGGGGAGGTGGGCGGGGAGGTTGGTGGCCGCCTCGACGCAGTTGCCTTGACCGCCGCTGTAGCTGCTGGCGCGCCATGCCGCTCCCGTGAGAACGGGGGGTATGTGAGAGCTGGGGCTCATGCTCGGTACTCCTTGGCGATGCGGCGGATCATGGCGAGTGATTCCGTCGGTGGCAGTGCCGTGGTGCGTGCGTCGTCGAAGAGCCCTCGGTAGTAAGCGACTTCCGGCTCACGCTCCATCCAGATGTTTCCGGTTGGGGTCTCCGTCAGCACGAGGTCGAGCGACGTCACCTGGGGAAAGCTCAGTAGCAGGTACGGGCCGAACATACCCGAGTGCGCGCCGCGCGAGAACGGCAATACCTGGACGGTGATGTTGGGCCGCTCAGCCATCCCGGCCAGGTGCTCCAGTTGTGCGTGCATCACCGAAGGGCCGCCAACGTGCTGCCTGAGAACGCCTTCTGCCAGCACTGCCCAGAGTTCCATCGGCTCGTCACCCATGAGGCGCTGCTGCCTCGCGAGTCGCACCTGAACGAACTGGTCGATCTCCTCGGCTGTCTGCCAGGCGCGCGAAGCGACCGTCACCGCGCGGCCGTACTCCGCAGTCTGGAGAAGTCCGGGAATCAGCTGCACCTCGTATGTCCGGACGCTGTCGCAGATGGCCTCCAACTCGATCTGGTCCCGATACGAGTCCCCAAGTACTGAGCCGTACTGATGCCACCATCCTTCGCGGCGCCGCCGGTTGGCCCGCAGGGCCATGGCGCTGAGGCGGTCGCGTGTCTCCGGATCCTTCACCCGGTAGGCGTGCATGAGTGCTGCCAGATCAGGTGTGCGGACGGGTACGTGCCCGTTCTCCAATCGGCTGATCTTCCCCTTGGTGCAGTCGAGGGCCTCGGCGGCTTCCGCCATGGACACACCTGCCGCCTCGCGGAACCTGCGGAGTTCATCGCCGAGTTGGCGTCCGAGCACGGTGGATGGTTTGACAGTAGGCATGTGCAACTGCCTACCAGAGGTTCGACCTGCAGGGCTCGGCGATTACCTAAAAGAGTGAATCAAGCGCCATAGTGCCGTGCAAAATTGCGCCGATTCATATTGTTGCGGAACGCTGCGCATGGCGGCTCAGCAACTGCCGC from Streptomyces sp. NBC_00878 harbors:
- a CDS encoding phage resistance protein, whose amino-acid sequence is MAPTAATAPLLRDVIDIKTSISTSDFVLKLAEAVSEEGAARALKDYVVTERLLENFDDALGLIKAALDGHTSKAAYLHGSFGSGKSHFMAVLHALLRGDQAARARTDFDPVLGKHEWLNTEHKRFLLVPYHMLGAKSLEQRVLGGYVSHVRKLHPEAPTPQVYRTDSLFEDIRSHRVRMGDEKFIEGLGGAGSAGGAGVVVDEDDDWGDEFEWTSALLDTALAAEELDGGEVNLDLVNPSAPAELRAKLVHDAAATWFPGFAKNAAEDEHGFISLDAGLAVIAEHAKSLRYDGLILFMDELILWLANRIHDQRFVSREADKITNFVEGADSRRAIPIVSFIARQRDLRELVGEETSGAAETAIQDSLNLASGRFDKITLEDRNLPQIAHARLLSPKNEEAAAQLEAAFTRIKRVGPRVWDVLLGSDEGTTGADEASFRLTYPFSPAFMDTLVHISSALQRSRTGLKLMGQLLADHRDEATLDQLIPLGDLYPVIADGGDRPFVDSLKVEFQAADKLYRTKLRPHLLATYEVTEEDVERYRHRRETVTDQQLANRCKGFVGDNRLMCTLLLSALAPSVPSLRDLTIQRLGALNHGSVVSPIPGAEVGVIKAKVGEWAARFPEIKETGTGTRPGVRLELAGVDVDSVLANADVNNNHSNRRNLAKRLLAEELGLELQERLVADELNLVWRGSNRTVEVVFGNIADRDSLPDHEFSPSQEGLWRVVIDLPYDEGTYGPRDDANRMQTLRELPGARPRTVGWIPTHLSAARFQDFQRLVVIYYALADERRFDTVYAQHLNADNRARAKQLLEGQRSALTKAVQAAFKQAYGLADKKPGDVDVSFTEHFDPLPDVPDLRVSIGQSLRDGVRHVAGKLLAHQFPAHPDLDPEGNGTAVRPGDVRTVFKNFKAAVESGDRQTEVDGKERAVMRRIAAPLGLGRQTEAYFRPSTRWVDHFALQIRTDGGPGDLSVGRLTEWLDRPEPMGLEPLLAHLIVAAYAEMDDRVWVRGGALLDPAPELSAIKPQDALRSQPLPDVPAWEEAGRRYWDIFGEQPPKLRRGPMVSQFARQITSQARAFQPHAADLVAQLEKHSALLGLDGADESGRLALARRSRDLLDELLGLDRGAAGGTAAAKQIITTFAAFDLREVPAGRYGASIKQADAVAKSLVTAAWDMLKLAPSYGPQGEAVLEALRGAARADQRTLNLKDALQDARRSIVAVIERSQAAAAPARPRPAPETEAAAGPLTTPEAVRLSTDSSHPPVPTTHPIPSPGGPARPRRSGSGRTTASRVLTELRAELAALAESEPDATIEISWRVVE
- a CDS encoding DUF234 domain-containing protein; its protein translation is MTGFVGRKSELAALDRHLAWIRDGRGDQRGRALLLRGRRRVGKSRLVDLFCERAGVPYVVHQATRGEDAQRERARFLGEVRHSSLPETALLAGVTTVADWDTALRQLAAVLPDDSPSIVVLDELPWMLEGDPVLEGTLQTVWDRVLSRKPVLLVLIGSDLAMMEQLSAYGRPFHQRGVEMVLSALSPYEVMAMTGLPAADAFDAHLITGGLPLICQEWRDGESRGDFLARALDDPTSPLLVSGERVLAAEFPTALQARHVLSVIGSGERTFGTIAAKAGSADRPLPPGSLNPALRTLTDKRLVAVDTPLSVRPGDRDRRYRVADPYLRFWLAFLERGISEVERGRGRLVAEAVERGWTSWRGRAIEPVVRESLARLLPDETWPEVREVGGWWPRTNNPEVDLVGADRAPARDIGFVGSIKWHENGSFDRRALAALARDALAVPGADEDTPLIAVSRSGFTVDGLSATYGPEQLMEAWGSGA
- a CDS encoding DUF397 domain-containing protein yields the protein MSPSSHIPPVLTGAAWRASSYSGGQGNCVEAATNLPAHLPVRDSKRPTGPTIVFSHDAWHTFIAHLS
- a CDS encoding helix-turn-helix transcriptional regulator → MPTVKPSTVLGRQLGDELRRFREAAGVSMAEAAEALDCTKGKISRLENGHVPVRTPDLAALMHAYRVKDPETRDRLSAMALRANRRRREGWWHQYGSVLGDSYRDQIELEAICDSVRTYEVQLIPGLLQTAEYGRAVTVASRAWQTAEEIDQFVQVRLARQQRLMGDEPMELWAVLAEGVLRQHVGGPSVMHAQLEHLAGMAERPNITVQVLPFSRGAHSGMFGPYLLLSFPQVTSLDLVLTETPTGNIWMEREPEVAYYRGLFDDARTTALPPTESLAMIRRIAKEYRA